The Erigeron canadensis isolate Cc75 chromosome 4, C_canadensis_v1, whole genome shotgun sequence genome window below encodes:
- the LOC122597442 gene encoding chaperone protein dnaJ 20, chloroplastic-like, protein MASISLCFGSSPCVKPLIFAYRSSYASYDTRSHSGSESVSVSKGNNFYEILSLSSNKVGTQEIKRAYRSLALKYHPDVSHDQDTTKMFILLQTAYKTLVDPVSREEYDCALGYGEPGHLCATSSSFGDHVEERRRWEGQIIELRRRSNFRSEHREGSWGSRVRYANGQSGEPN, encoded by the coding sequence ATGGCAAGTATTTCCTTGTGTTTTGGCTCTAGTCCATGCGTAAAGCCCTTAATATTTGCATATAGATCATCATATGCATCCTATGATACGCGTTCACATTCAGGGTCAGAATCAGTGTCAGTCTCGAAGGGCAACAACTTCTATGAAATACTTTCTTTAAGTTCAAACAAAGTAGGGACTCAAGAAATCAAAAGAGCTTATAGATCACTAGCTCTCAAGTACCATCCTGATGTTTCTCATGATCAAGACACAACCAAAATGTTCATTTTGTTGCAAACGGCATACAAGACACTTGTGGATCCAGTGTCGCGTGAAGAGTACGATTGTGCACTCGGGTATGGTGAACCCGGTCACCTTTGTGCTACTAGTTCTTCATTTGGTGATCATGTTGAAGAAAGAAGGAGGTGGGAGGGTCAAATTATTGAGCTAAGAAGGAGATCAAACTTTCGTTCTGAGCATAGAGAGGGATCATGGGGAAGTAGAGTAAGGTATGCTAATGGACAAAGTGGAGAACCTAATTGA
- the LOC122595015 gene encoding probable protein phosphatase 2C 62 isoform X1: protein MSGYNNQCCSYLLNQQSFSLFTQFNTPLKPSLTTTFRPVFTFHNCFRKRPRCRTLYNSPPRSSSDVVLIATTEHRDGSLVFHFGDASEVVKNDDVVEEVESLSEQDGKFLKVLDGDNEIQTVEADDGIRNADIDSDVDGKETNIINDLKEEEALSLPLDEIDCTSQLEGAESSNSTLSLLNDGQNKDTNEESEETLLKNSDSENEDLSVSVKLETEGDSDKVRIENSNTSDPEDLVAATMPAPMHNPDVELTVAENEDVEKELKDKFINDSTLINEMLPSYTLDVELTVAEDEDVEEESKDNFINDSTLKNEMLPSDTLNIELTVAASEDVVEELKDMNINEGTFRDEIRPSDTLDVELTAATSKDAEEEFKILNINGGILMDEMLPPDTSDVELTVSASEDIEEELKDTKINEGILIDEMPPSDTLSDMSDVELMVSASEDVEEGLKDPNINESTLIDETPPSTTLDVDLMVAASVEVEEELENKNISESTLMDEMPPSDTLDVQSTVAASEDAEEELKNTNINEGFIVDEMTPSETSEVELTVATLEDMGEELKDTNACESTLSDEMPPSDTLDVELTVATSVDDVNELKDTNKKDNTLMDKIPPSDTLDVDLMVAATEDVEEGVKGTNTLIDKLLPSDTLDVELTGDASVDDVEEFKNTNINESSLTDEILPSDTSDAKVTVAANEDVKEELIDEMSSSDLLLIEPTLIEVRQIQIHVNVEEKTMDISSAESVDVQDQTMEDELQEVSTINKENSISTVPFSNIEEAEPVLEEAEPVLDIKLKETKAQDSDDISLKANEESEDPSVSVKLEIMQGSQIEVMDVSHPYADDKFHIVETGNTNEGDMEDLLPPIMHIPDAKQTDAANEDTDIDEAILIDGLLPSDELGAEPTSKEVSQLESSQGMLEATMEVSTTKIMDVEDQAVENELPELSSDNWAENDIANTMPAEPTLAEEVSEPNSTPVELKPTMQLSDIEVQDAIGQNTDDAMSLAINAYAGDSYINNAEQSSHQLEFQPVEDVEVNHSILEQSLEYDSLETSILLMEGATDPLLEVEKNEDNISSIELVEASADTTLLLEAETGVIREDIYITGDFLSSGAALLEDPSKALTGGDDAFFVAGGKWLGVANGVNQWSFEGTDPGVFAEELMRTCEEIILDNSSIPMTNPVELLCKGVKETNMSGSSNVLIANFDGQALHVANIGDTGFLIIRHGTIYKKSSPLLHEFHFALQVEDCDDPLQLVEEHTIELEEGDLVVSATDGLFDNLYEREIATIVSKSIQAGMKPEEIANLLATRAQEVGRSVLVRSPFSDAAQAAGYTGYAGGKPDNVAVIVSLVEKRSILGTE, encoded by the exons ATGTCTGGTTATAATAATCAATGCTGTTCATATTTATTAAACCAAcaatctttttctctttttacaCAATTCAACACACCTCTTAAACCTTCTCTTACAACTACTTTCCGCCCAGTTTTTACATTTCATAACTGTTTCAGAAAGAGGCCGAGATGCCGGACATTGTATAATTCTCCGCCTCGTTCGTCGTCTGATGTAGTTCTCATTGCAACCACTG AACATCGTGACGGCAGTTTAGTGTTCCACTTTGGGGATGCTAGTGAAGtggtgaaaaatgatgatgttgTGGAAGAAGTTGAGAGCCTAAGTGAACAAGATGGTAAGTTTTTGAAGGTATTAGATGGAGATAACGAGATACAGACGGTTGAGGCAGATGATGGAATTAGGAATGCAGATATTGATAGTGATGTTGATGGAAAGGAGACTAATATCATTAATGATTTGAAGGAAGAAGAAGCTCTTTCATTACCACTCGATGAAATTGATTGTACTTCTCAGCTTGAAGGTGCTGAGAGTTCAAACTCAACTCTCTCTCTTCTTAATGATGGTCAAAACAAAGACACGAATGAAGAATCTGAagaaacacttttaaaaaatagtgaTTCTGAAAATGAAGACCTATCAGTTTCTGTTAAGCTTGAAACTGAGGGGGATTCCGACAAGGTGAGAATTGAAAATAGTAACACAAGTGATCCAGAAGATTTAGTGGCTGCTACAATGCCTGCACCCATGCATAATCCAGATGTTGAATTGACAGTTGCTGAAAATGAAGATGTTGAAAAAGAATTGAAAGATAAGTTCATAAATGACAGCACCCTCATAAACGAAATGCTACCATCTTATACGTTAGATGTTGAATTAACAGTTGCtgaagatgaagatgttgaAGAAGAATCAAAAGATAATTTCATAAATGACAGCACCCTTAAAAACGAAATGCTACCATCTGATACGTTAAATATTGAATTGACAGTTGCTGCAAGTGAGGATGTGGTAGAAGAGCTGAAAGACATGAACATAAATGAGGGCACTTTTAGAGATGAGATACGACCATCTGATACATTAGATGTTGAATTGACAGCTGCTACAAGTAAAGATGCCGAGGAAGAgttcaaaattttaaacataaatggCGGCATTCTTATGGATGAGATGCTACCACCTGATACATCAGATGTTGAATTGACTGTTTCTGCTAGTGAAGATATTGAGGAAGAGTTGAAAGATACGAAAATCAATGAGGGAATTCTTATAGATGAGATGCCACCATCTGATACATTATCTGATATGTCAGATGTTGAATTGATGGTGTCTGCAAGTGAGGATGTTGAAGAAGGGTTGAAAGATCCGAACATAAATGAGAGCACTCTGATAGATGAGACTCCACCATCCACTACATTAGATGTTGATTTGATGGTTGCTGCAAGTGTGGAAGTTGAGGAAGAGTTGGAAAATAAGAACATAAGTGAGAGCACTCTGATGGACGAGATGCCACCTTCTGATACCTTAGATGTACAATCGACCGTTGCTGCAAGTGAGGATGCCGAGGAAGAGTTGAAAAATACGAACATTAATGAGGGCTTTATTGTAGACGAGATGACACCATCCGAGACGTCAGAAGTTGAATTGACGGTTGCCACACTTGAAGATATGGGGGAAGAGTTAAAAGATACAAACGCGTGTGAGAGCACTCTTTCAGACGAGATGCCACCATCTGATACATTAGATGTTGAGCTGACTGTTGCTACAAGTGTTGATGATGTGAATGAACTGAAAGATACAAACAAAAAGGACAACACTCTTATGGACAAGATACCACCTTCTGATACGTTAGATGTTGATTTGATGGTTGCTGCAACTGAAGATGTGGAGGAAGGGGTGAAAGGTACGAATACTCTTATAGACAAGTTGCTACCATCTGATACATTAGATGTTGAACTGACGGGCGATGCAAGTGTAGATGATGTGGaagaatttaaaaatacaaacataaatgagAGCAGTCTTACAGATGAGATACTACCATCTGATACGTCAGATGCTAAAGTGACGGTTGCTGCAAATGAGGATGTGAAGGAAGAGTTGATAGATGAGATGTCATCATCTGATCTGTTACTAATTGAACCAACTTTAATTGAGGTAAGACAGATCCAAATACATGTCAATGTTGAGGAAAAAACCATGGATATTTCAAGTGCTGAATCTGTGGATGTTCAGGATCAGACTATGGAAGATGAGCTGCAAGAGGTAAGCACTATAAACAAGGAGAACAGTATTTCTACTGTGCCTTTTTCTAATATAGAAGAGGCAGAACCTGTTTTAGAAGAGGCAGAACCTGTTTTAGATATTAAACTTAAGGAGACTAAGGCTCAAGACTCAGATGATATATCTTTAAAAGCCAATGAAGAAAGTGAAGATCCATCAGTTTCTGTGAAGCTTGAAATCATGCAAGGTTCACAAATTGAAGTCATGGATGTTTCACATCCATATGCGGATGATAAGTTTCACATTGTGGAAACCGGGAACACTAATGAGGGTGATATGGAAGATTTACTGCCTCCTATCATGCATATCCCAGATGCAAAACAAACGGATGCTGCAAATGAGGATACGGACATAGATGAGGCCATTCTCATAGACGGACTTCTACCATCCGATGAATTGGGAGCTGAACCAACTTCGAAGGAGGTAAGCCAGCTTGAGTCTTCCCAAGGCATGCTTGAGGCCACTATGGAAGTATCGACTACTAAAATCATGGATGTTGAGGATCAGGCTGTTGAAAATGAGTTGCCAGAATTGAGCAGTGATAACTGGGCTGAGAATGATATTGCAAATACGATGCCTGCAGAACCAACTCTAGCAGAGGAGGTAAGTGAGCCTAATTCAACCCCTGTTGAACTCAAGCCTACGATGCAACTTTCAGACATTGAAGTTCAGGATGCTATAGGTCAGAATACAGATGATGCTATGTCACTAGCCATCAATGCCTATGCAGGTGACAGTTACATCAACAATGCAGAGCAGTCATCCCATCAATTAGAATTTCAACCAGTTGAAGATGTGGAAGTAAATCACAGCATCTTGGAACAATCTCTTGAATATGATTCACTTGAAACCTCAATTCTG CTCATGGAAGGTGCCACTGACCCACTATTGGAAGTAGAAAAAAATGAGGACAACATAAGTAGCATTGAACTTGTTGAAGCATCAGCAGATACTACCTTGCTGTTAGAGGCTGAAACTGGAGTAATAAG GGAGGATATTTATATCACGGGTGATTTCCTGTCATCGGGTGCAGCTTTGTTGGAGGATCCATCGAAG GCATTGACAGGTGGAGATGATGCCTTTTTTGTGGCTGGAGGTAAATGGCTAGGGGTGGCTAATGGAGTCAACCAGTGGTCATTTGAAG GTACTGATCCAGGAGTTTTTGCCGAAGAGCTCATGAGGACTTGTGAAGAGATTATCTTGGATAACAGCAGTATTCCAATGACTAACCCTGTTGAACTTCTATGTAAAGGTGTCAAAGAAACAAATATGTCAGGTTCCTCCAACGTTTTGATTGCAAACTTCGATGGTCAG GCTCTGCATGTGGCTAATATTGGAGACACGGGATTTTTGATTATAAGACATGGTACTATTTATAAGAAGTCTTCTCCATTGCTTCACGAGTTCCATTTTGCATTGCAAGTCGAAGACTGTGATGATCCCCTGCAACTGGTTGAG GAACACACAATTGAACTAGAAGAGGGTGACTTAGTTGTATCTGCTACAGATGGGCTCTTTGATAATCTATATGAGCGGGAAATAGCTACGATCGTCTCGAAGTCAATTCAAGCTGGGATGAAACCAGAG GAAATTGCTAACTTATTGGCCACAAGAGCGCAAGAGGTTGGGAGGTCTGTGTTGGTAAGAAGTCCATTCTCAGATGCTGCTCAGGCAGCTGGATACACAGGATATGCTGGAGGAAAGCCCGACAATGTAGCAGTTATTGTGTCTTTGGTTGAAAAAAGATCTATCCTTGGTACAGAGTAA
- the LOC122595015 gene encoding uncharacterized protein PF11_0207-like isoform X2 produces MSGYNNQCCSYLLNQQSFSLFTQFNTPLKPSLTTTFRPVFTFHNCFRKRPRCRTLYNSPPRSSSDVVLIATTEHRDGSLVFHFGDASEVVKNDDVVEEVESLSEQDGKFLKVLDGDNEIQTVEADDGIRNADIDSDVDGKETNIINDLKEEEALSLPLDEIDCTSQLEGAESSNSTLSLLNDGQNKDTNEESEETLLKNSDSENEDLSVSVKLETEGDSDKVRIENSNTSDPEDLVAATMPAPMHNPDVELTVAENEDVEKELKDKFINDSTLINEMLPSYTLDVELTVAEDEDVEEESKDNFINDSTLKNEMLPSDTLNIELTVAASEDVVEELKDMNINEGTFRDEIRPSDTLDVELTAATSKDAEEEFKILNINGGILMDEMLPPDTSDVELTVSASEDIEEELKDTKINEGILIDEMPPSDTLSDMSDVELMVSASEDVEEGLKDPNINESTLIDETPPSTTLDVDLMVAASVEVEEELENKNISESTLMDEMPPSDTLDVQSTVAASEDAEEELKNTNINEGFIVDEMTPSETSEVELTVATLEDMGEELKDTNACESTLSDEMPPSDTLDVELTVATSVDDVNELKDTNKKDNTLMDKIPPSDTLDVDLMVAATEDVEEGVKGTNTLIDKLLPSDTLDVELTGDASVDDVEEFKNTNINESSLTDEILPSDTSDAKVTVAANEDVKEELIDEMSSSDLLLIEPTLIEVRQIQIHVNVEEKTMDISSAESVDVQDQTMEDELQEVSTINKENSISTVPFSNIEEAEPVLEEAEPVLDIKLKETKAQDSDDISLKANEESEDPSVSVKLEIMQGSQIEVMDVSHPYADDKFHIVETGNTNEGDMEDLLPPIMHIPDAKQTDAANEDTDIDEAILIDGLLPSDELGAEPTSKEVSQLESSQGMLEATMEVSTTKIMDVEDQAVENELPELSSDNWAENDIANTMPAEPTLAEEVSEPNSTPVELKPTMQLSDIEVQDAIGQNTDDAMSLAINAYAGDSYINNAEQSSHQLEFQPVEDVEVNHSILEQSLEYDSLETSILLMEGATDPLLEVEKNEDNISSIELVEASADTTLLLEAETGVIREDIYITGDFLSSGAALLEDPSKVEMMPFLWLEVNG; encoded by the exons ATGTCTGGTTATAATAATCAATGCTGTTCATATTTATTAAACCAAcaatctttttctctttttacaCAATTCAACACACCTCTTAAACCTTCTCTTACAACTACTTTCCGCCCAGTTTTTACATTTCATAACTGTTTCAGAAAGAGGCCGAGATGCCGGACATTGTATAATTCTCCGCCTCGTTCGTCGTCTGATGTAGTTCTCATTGCAACCACTG AACATCGTGACGGCAGTTTAGTGTTCCACTTTGGGGATGCTAGTGAAGtggtgaaaaatgatgatgttgTGGAAGAAGTTGAGAGCCTAAGTGAACAAGATGGTAAGTTTTTGAAGGTATTAGATGGAGATAACGAGATACAGACGGTTGAGGCAGATGATGGAATTAGGAATGCAGATATTGATAGTGATGTTGATGGAAAGGAGACTAATATCATTAATGATTTGAAGGAAGAAGAAGCTCTTTCATTACCACTCGATGAAATTGATTGTACTTCTCAGCTTGAAGGTGCTGAGAGTTCAAACTCAACTCTCTCTCTTCTTAATGATGGTCAAAACAAAGACACGAATGAAGAATCTGAagaaacacttttaaaaaatagtgaTTCTGAAAATGAAGACCTATCAGTTTCTGTTAAGCTTGAAACTGAGGGGGATTCCGACAAGGTGAGAATTGAAAATAGTAACACAAGTGATCCAGAAGATTTAGTGGCTGCTACAATGCCTGCACCCATGCATAATCCAGATGTTGAATTGACAGTTGCTGAAAATGAAGATGTTGAAAAAGAATTGAAAGATAAGTTCATAAATGACAGCACCCTCATAAACGAAATGCTACCATCTTATACGTTAGATGTTGAATTAACAGTTGCtgaagatgaagatgttgaAGAAGAATCAAAAGATAATTTCATAAATGACAGCACCCTTAAAAACGAAATGCTACCATCTGATACGTTAAATATTGAATTGACAGTTGCTGCAAGTGAGGATGTGGTAGAAGAGCTGAAAGACATGAACATAAATGAGGGCACTTTTAGAGATGAGATACGACCATCTGATACATTAGATGTTGAATTGACAGCTGCTACAAGTAAAGATGCCGAGGAAGAgttcaaaattttaaacataaatggCGGCATTCTTATGGATGAGATGCTACCACCTGATACATCAGATGTTGAATTGACTGTTTCTGCTAGTGAAGATATTGAGGAAGAGTTGAAAGATACGAAAATCAATGAGGGAATTCTTATAGATGAGATGCCACCATCTGATACATTATCTGATATGTCAGATGTTGAATTGATGGTGTCTGCAAGTGAGGATGTTGAAGAAGGGTTGAAAGATCCGAACATAAATGAGAGCACTCTGATAGATGAGACTCCACCATCCACTACATTAGATGTTGATTTGATGGTTGCTGCAAGTGTGGAAGTTGAGGAAGAGTTGGAAAATAAGAACATAAGTGAGAGCACTCTGATGGACGAGATGCCACCTTCTGATACCTTAGATGTACAATCGACCGTTGCTGCAAGTGAGGATGCCGAGGAAGAGTTGAAAAATACGAACATTAATGAGGGCTTTATTGTAGACGAGATGACACCATCCGAGACGTCAGAAGTTGAATTGACGGTTGCCACACTTGAAGATATGGGGGAAGAGTTAAAAGATACAAACGCGTGTGAGAGCACTCTTTCAGACGAGATGCCACCATCTGATACATTAGATGTTGAGCTGACTGTTGCTACAAGTGTTGATGATGTGAATGAACTGAAAGATACAAACAAAAAGGACAACACTCTTATGGACAAGATACCACCTTCTGATACGTTAGATGTTGATTTGATGGTTGCTGCAACTGAAGATGTGGAGGAAGGGGTGAAAGGTACGAATACTCTTATAGACAAGTTGCTACCATCTGATACATTAGATGTTGAACTGACGGGCGATGCAAGTGTAGATGATGTGGaagaatttaaaaatacaaacataaatgagAGCAGTCTTACAGATGAGATACTACCATCTGATACGTCAGATGCTAAAGTGACGGTTGCTGCAAATGAGGATGTGAAGGAAGAGTTGATAGATGAGATGTCATCATCTGATCTGTTACTAATTGAACCAACTTTAATTGAGGTAAGACAGATCCAAATACATGTCAATGTTGAGGAAAAAACCATGGATATTTCAAGTGCTGAATCTGTGGATGTTCAGGATCAGACTATGGAAGATGAGCTGCAAGAGGTAAGCACTATAAACAAGGAGAACAGTATTTCTACTGTGCCTTTTTCTAATATAGAAGAGGCAGAACCTGTTTTAGAAGAGGCAGAACCTGTTTTAGATATTAAACTTAAGGAGACTAAGGCTCAAGACTCAGATGATATATCTTTAAAAGCCAATGAAGAAAGTGAAGATCCATCAGTTTCTGTGAAGCTTGAAATCATGCAAGGTTCACAAATTGAAGTCATGGATGTTTCACATCCATATGCGGATGATAAGTTTCACATTGTGGAAACCGGGAACACTAATGAGGGTGATATGGAAGATTTACTGCCTCCTATCATGCATATCCCAGATGCAAAACAAACGGATGCTGCAAATGAGGATACGGACATAGATGAGGCCATTCTCATAGACGGACTTCTACCATCCGATGAATTGGGAGCTGAACCAACTTCGAAGGAGGTAAGCCAGCTTGAGTCTTCCCAAGGCATGCTTGAGGCCACTATGGAAGTATCGACTACTAAAATCATGGATGTTGAGGATCAGGCTGTTGAAAATGAGTTGCCAGAATTGAGCAGTGATAACTGGGCTGAGAATGATATTGCAAATACGATGCCTGCAGAACCAACTCTAGCAGAGGAGGTAAGTGAGCCTAATTCAACCCCTGTTGAACTCAAGCCTACGATGCAACTTTCAGACATTGAAGTTCAGGATGCTATAGGTCAGAATACAGATGATGCTATGTCACTAGCCATCAATGCCTATGCAGGTGACAGTTACATCAACAATGCAGAGCAGTCATCCCATCAATTAGAATTTCAACCAGTTGAAGATGTGGAAGTAAATCACAGCATCTTGGAACAATCTCTTGAATATGATTCACTTGAAACCTCAATTCTG CTCATGGAAGGTGCCACTGACCCACTATTGGAAGTAGAAAAAAATGAGGACAACATAAGTAGCATTGAACTTGTTGAAGCATCAGCAGATACTACCTTGCTGTTAGAGGCTGAAACTGGAGTAATAAG GGAGGATATTTATATCACGGGTGATTTCCTGTCATCGGGTGCAGCTTTGTTGGAGGATCCATCGAAG GTGGAGATGATGCCTTTTTTGTGGCTGGAGGTAAATGGCTAG
- the LOC122595022 gene encoding chlorophyll a-b binding protein CP24 10B, chloroplastic-like: protein MAAATSTAVLNGLGSPFLTGGKRSHTLSAPTGATINGTVSAPRRLVIAAAVAPKKSWIPAVKGGGNLLDPEWLDGSLPGDFGFDPLGLGKDPAFLKWYREAELIHGRWAMAAVLGIFVGQAWSGIPWFEAGADPGAIAPFSFGTLLGTQLLLMGWVESKRWVDFFNPESQSVEWATPWSKTAENFTNYTGEQGYPGGKFFDPLSFAGTIQNGVYIPDTDKLDRLKLAEIKHARLAMVAMLIFYFEAGQGKTPLGALGL, encoded by the exons atggCAGCTGCTACATCTACTGCAGTGTTAAATGGGCTTGGATCACCGTTCTTGACTGGTGGCAAGAGGAGCCACACCTTGTCTGCACCAACTGGTGCTACCATTAATGGCACAGTATCAGCCCCTAGGCGGCTCGTTATTGCTGCTGCAGTTGCTCCCAAGAAATCTTGGATCCCAGCGGTTAAAGGTGGTGGTAATTTGCTCGACCCAGAGTGGCTTGATGGCTC GCTCCCAGGTGACTTTGGGTTTGACCCGTTGGGCCTAGGCAAGGACCCAGCATTCCTAAAATGGTACAGAGAAGCTGAGCTCATTCACGGACGGTGGGCAATGGCTGCAGTCCTTGGTATCTTTGTAGGCCAGGCATGGAGTGGGATCCCATGGTTTGAGGCTGGAGCTGACCCTGGTGCCATTGCCCCCTTCTCCTTTGGAACACTCTTGGGCACCCAACTCCTTCTCATGGGTTGGGTTGAGAGCAAGAGATGGGTCGACTTCTTCAACCCAGAATCACAATCAGTCGAATGGGCCACCCCATGGTCCAAAACTGCTGAAAACTTCACTAATTACACCGGCGAACAAGGTTACCCGGGTGGCAAGTTCTTTGACCCATTGAGCTTTGCGGGTACTATCCAGAATGGAGTTTACATCCCAGATACCGACAAGCTTGACAGATTGAAGTTGGCTGAGATTAAACATGCAAGACTTGCTATGGTTGCTATGCTAATTTTCTACTTTGAGGCAGGACAAGGGAAAACACCATTGGGAGCTCTTGGTTTGTAA
- the LOC122595023 gene encoding 3-hydroxyacyl-[acyl-carrier-protein] dehydratase FabZ-like, which translates to MASIPLFQINSLSPLSNRSPKPVSTISFNPFSLQTSQLNITNKHNSIITKSSSSSPSDSSNNETPIELRFPAFPTVIDINQIRSFLPHRFPFLLVDRVIEHNPGVSAVGIKNVTINDNFFPGHFPERPIMPGVLMVEAMAQVGGLVMLQPEVSDLGNNFFFAGIDKVRFRKPVVAGDTLVMRMTLIKLQKRFGIAKMEGKAYVGGEVVCEGEFLMAMGSSE; encoded by the exons ATGGCTTCCATACCTCTCTTCCAAATCAACTCTCTTTCCCCTCTCTCTAACCGGAGCCCCAAACCCGTATCCACCATCTCTTTCAATCCATTCTCACTTCAAACATCCCAATTAAATATTACTAACAAACATAATTCCATTAttacaaaatcttcttcttcttctccaagTGATAGCTCAAATAATGAAACCCCAATTGAACTAA GGTTTCCTGCCTTTCCAACTGTTATTGATATCAATCAAATTCGCAGTTTTTTGCCTCACAG GTTTCCATTTCTTTTGGTGGATAGAGTGATTGAGCATAATCCAGGTGTTTCAGCAGTTGGGATCAAGAATGTGACTATTAACGATAACTTTTTTCCAGGCCATTTTCCGGAGAGGCCAATTATGCCCGGTGTACTCATGGTTGAG GCAATGGCACAAGTTGGTGGTTTGGTAATGCTGCAGCCGGAAGTGAGCGACTTAGGTAACAATTTTTTCTTTGCCGGAATTGACAAGGTGAGGTTCAGAAAGCCGGTGGTTGCTGGAGACACTTTAGTAATGAGAATGACACTAATCAAACTTCAAAAACGCTTTGGAATCGCAAAGATGGAGGGAAAAGCATACGTTGGAGGTGAGGTCGTTTGTGAAGGTGAATTTTTGATGGCTATGGGTAGCAGTGAGTAA
- the LOC122597443 gene encoding peroxidase N1-like codes for MEFSSLNKMFALLVLLLVTLTTLVLGHGTSVGFYGKTCPNVESIVRSTVQSAVKVNPTMAPGILRMFFHDCYIRGCDASLLINGSSTEKSAPPNAFLRGFEVIDAAKTKLETACPGVVSCADILALAARDSVVLTGGCSWKVPLGRRDGLVSLANDTADLPAFNDPIAIQIKKFAGIGLSTKDMVTLVGSHTIGTAACAVFSYRLYNFNNTNRPDPDINKAFLPQLRALCPNGGNPLNRVGLDTGSVNSFGNSFYNNLRYGRGVIESDAKLWSDRRTRIFVKRFLGTMPQTGSRFNEEFGRAMVKMGNNNVKTGKQGEIRKVCSAINRY; via the exons atggagTTTTCTTCTCTAAACAAAATGTTTGCCTTGTTGGTTCTCCTTTTGGTGACACTTACCACCTTGGTATTAGGCCATGGCACGTCGGTTGGCTTTTACGGGAAAACTTGTCCTAACGTTGAATCCATAGTAAGGTCGACGGTTCAATCCGCTGTAAAGGTGAACCCCACAATGGCGCCAGGTATACTAAGGATGTTTTTCCATGACTGTTATATTCGAGGTTGTGATGCATCTTTACTAATTAACGGTTCATCAACCGAAAAGTCTGCACCACCCAACGCCTTCTTGAGAGGCTTTGAAGTTATTGATGCTGCAAAAACCAAGCTAGAAACCGCATGCCCTGGAGTGGTCTCTTGTGCCGATATTCTTGCGCTTGCTGCTCGTGACTCTGTTGTCCTG ACGGGTGGATGTAGTTGGAAGGTTCCGTTAGGGCGTAGAGATGGATTGGTTTCATTGGCAAATGATACTGCAGATTTGCCTGCATTCAATGACCCTATTGCGATCCAAATCAAAAAGTTCGCCGGTATAGGTCTAAGCACGAAAGATATGGTTACCCTTGTTG GATCACACACAATCGGGACAGCTGCTTGTGCAGTATTTAGCTACAGGCTATACAATTTCAACAACACCAATAGACCCGACCCAGATATAAACAAAGCATTCCTACCTCAGCTACGAGCACTTTGCCCTAATGGTGGTAACCCTTTGAACCGTGTGGGTCTTGATACTGGCAGTGTTAATAGCTTTGGAAATTCCTTCTATAATAACCTGAGGTACGGGCGGGGAGTTATTGAATCTGATGCCAAGTTGTGGAGTGATCGTAGGACCAGGATATTTGTAAAAAGGTTTTTGGGAACTATGCCGCAAACTGGATCAAGATTTAACGAAGAGTTTGGAAGAGCCATGGTGAAGATGGGTAATAATAATGTGAAAACAGGGAAACAAGGTGAAATTCGTAAAGTTTGTTCCGCAATTAATCGATACTAA